The Staphylothermus marinus F1 genome has a segment encoding these proteins:
- a CDS encoding elongation factor 1-beta encodes MAKVLVLLKVLPEDINIDLEELKEKIRKALPEGYEIKGYDIEPIAFGLKALRLYIFMPEETEGGTEPLENTVMNVEGVSQVEVEAVHRIT; translated from the coding sequence ATGGCTAAAGTACTTGTATTATTGAAGGTTTTACCAGAAGATATAAATATTGATCTAGAAGAGTTGAAGGAGAAGATACGAAAAGCTCTTCCCGAAGGATACGAGATAAAAGGATACGATATAGAACCAATAGCTTTCGGATTAAAAGCATTGAGACTATACATATTCATGCCCGAGGAAACAGAGGGCGGAACAGAACCGCTGGAAAACACTGTTATGAATGTTGAAGGAGTAAGCCAGGTAGAAGTAGAAGCTGTACATAGAATTACCTAG
- the truD gene encoding tRNA pseudouridine(13) synthase TruD, whose translation MTLETPPCKEYVYVHPLDYVSAIKYYLTCNKLNTKYYPSTETFIVEEIIDWKKLGFSKENGDYAVFEIRKKNIDTLKAVRIVAKDLGIPEQNILFLGFKDRDSRSKQFFFIRKNIIYNRLSKEKTIHRDLEYVFIGYVHRKPRRKDLTGNKFVLIVKDTDKKDRDIANNILNKIAKYGLPSYYGYQRFGLKRFNSHLLGKYLLIDRIDLFIREFLKGIYPSESNESIYNRIFLGFEKLLYEKILVDTEDIFKAVNKVNRMIRNILVDAYAAYLYNLLLNKIIEEKGWIGLDKVLPLPGCFDGINFYKDIFSVESLDQNVMKRMGCWYRRGIFRPSNISLVLIGDALKISFLLESGMYASIIMRELFKDNLLFTQT comes from the coding sequence ATTACTCTAGAAACACCTCCCTGTAAAGAATACGTATATGTTCACCCATTAGATTATGTTTCAGCTATAAAATACTATCTAACATGTAATAAGCTAAACACAAAATACTATCCATCCACAGAAACCTTTATAGTCGAAGAAATTATCGATTGGAAAAAGCTAGGTTTTTCAAAAGAAAACGGTGACTACGCTGTTTTCGAAATAAGAAAGAAAAACATAGATACATTGAAAGCTGTAAGAATAGTTGCAAAAGATCTAGGTATACCTGAACAAAACATATTATTCCTGGGGTTCAAGGATAGAGATTCAAGATCCAAACAGTTCTTTTTCATTAGAAAAAACATCATATATAATCGTCTTTCCAAAGAGAAAACAATTCATAGAGATCTAGAATACGTGTTTATAGGATACGTGCATAGAAAGCCTAGAAGAAAAGATCTAACAGGTAATAAATTTGTATTAATAGTTAAAGACACTGATAAAAAAGATCGTGATATAGCAAATAATATTTTAAATAAGATAGCAAAATATGGATTACCGTCATACTATGGTTATCAAAGATTTGGTTTGAAAAGATTCAATTCCCACCTATTAGGAAAATACCTTCTCATCGACAGGATCGATCTCTTTATAAGAGAGTTTCTAAAAGGTATATATCCTAGTGAAAGCAATGAATCAATATATAACAGAATATTTCTCGGATTTGAGAAGTTATTGTATGAGAAAATACTTGTTGATACTGAGGATATTTTCAAAGCAGTAAACAAGGTTAACCGGATGATTAGAAACATACTCGTTGATGCTTATGCTGCTTATCTCTATAATCTTTTGTTAAATAAGATAATAGAGGAGAAGGGCTGGATTGGTCTGGATAAAGTATTGCCTTTGCCTGGTTGTTTTGATGGAATAAATTTTTATAAGGACATATTTAGTGTTGAAAGTTTGGATCAAAATGTTATGAAACGTATGGGTTGCTGGTATAGAAGGGGAATATTTAGACCTAGCAATATTAGTCTTGTTCTAATTGGTGATGCTTTAAAAATATCTTTTTTACTGGAGTCTGGAATGTATGCTTCAATTATTATGCGGGAGCTGTTTAAAGATAATTTATTATTTACTCAAACCTGA
- a CDS encoding protein O-GlcNAcase, translating into MYVGVVEGFYGPLWDKIDRLLMIEFMQQIGLNIYIYGPKWDPYHRSRWRTPYPRSYTDMFTELIDAGNRKGVEIVYALSPGLTINYSDKNDRRQIILKLEGLMEIGFTNIAIFLDDIPPVLRGKGYKTLGEAQADLVNYVIHELSPKNMFFCPTYYWGFREDYLRELRSLLENNVYIMWTGPAIVSRKIRLEDVKRFHEITGRKPFIWDNYPVNDYFLLKGIARLHLGPFTNREPEIWNYVSGYVANPMIEAEASKIPLYTLAEMYRRKQNYDPEESITNAIKHLYPEEYYETMRLFIELNKASPFNPLGDYVPSKNDVARLKKMLNEINNINNKKLLEETSWIISKLQAITALLEGQRIRVEPRIQTAGDYDPLMNDEEMKFFFGEVIEKRRIWI; encoded by the coding sequence ATGTATGTTGGAGTAGTTGAAGGCTTCTATGGTCCATTATGGGATAAAATAGATAGGTTATTAATGATCGAGTTTATGCAACAAATAGGATTGAACATATATATTTATGGTCCAAAATGGGATCCTTATCATCGATCTCGTTGGAGAACACCTTATCCTAGAAGCTACACAGACATGTTCACGGAGTTAATTGATGCTGGTAATAGGAAGGGGGTTGAAATAGTATATGCATTATCACCAGGTCTTACAATTAATTACTCGGACAAAAACGATCGTAGACAAATCATATTAAAACTCGAGGGATTAATGGAGATAGGTTTCACCAACATAGCTATTTTCCTAGATGATATTCCTCCAGTTCTTAGAGGCAAAGGCTATAAAACACTGGGCGAAGCACAAGCTGATCTAGTAAACTATGTTATCCATGAATTATCTCCTAAAAACATGTTTTTCTGCCCCACATATTATTGGGGGTTCAGAGAAGACTATCTTAGAGAACTCAGATCACTGCTTGAGAACAACGTATATATAATGTGGACCGGTCCAGCAATAGTATCTAGAAAAATAAGATTAGAAGATGTTAAGAGATTCCATGAGATCACTGGGAGGAAACCATTTATTTGGGACAATTACCCAGTAAATGATTATTTCTTATTAAAAGGTATTGCAAGACTACACTTAGGCCCCTTCACTAATAGAGAACCAGAAATATGGAACTATGTATCAGGATACGTTGCTAACCCAATGATAGAAGCTGAAGCCTCCAAAATCCCATTATATACATTAGCTGAAATGTATAGGAGAAAACAAAACTATGATCCTGAAGAATCAATTACTAATGCAATCAAACACCTATACCCAGAAGAATACTATGAAACAATGCGTTTATTTATAGAATTAAATAAGGCGTCACCTTTCAACCCATTAGGAGACTATGTACCAAGTAAAAACGATGTTGCCCGCTTAAAGAAGATGCTAAATGAAATAAATAATATAAATAATAAGAAATTATTAGAGGAAACCTCATGGATAATTTCCAAGCTCCAAGCAATAACTGCATTATTAGAAGGGCAGAGAATAAGGGTAGAGCCGAGAATACAAACTGCGGGAGATTATGATCCATTGATGAATGATGAAGAAATGAAGTTTTTCTTCGGCGAAGTAATTGAAAAAAGAAGAATTTGGATTTAA
- a CDS encoding MFS transporter gives MSEERISSLKALLYGYGNLMGVGSALIVQWLLYYYSPPENSGLMPLAPIIAMGAVILFGRIVDAVSDPLIGYWSDKTISKWGRRKPFIVMGFILMALSQILIWIPIVHGVSIINVLYAAILLGVFWFGFTAAIAPYLALLPEIATTKEDRVKLSTFQAFFSQVSLIISGVIVPILLGILGFLNTAIVLTLIGITAMFSIVLGVKERIRSVEKIATKMNLWEAVKITATNKTFLLYLVPTALLVLSTTMLQTALSYAVTVSAGLEKEHVSLFYLPLIIVSIITLPIYKHLASTIGKKKVYLLGMLLFLIPTLMIAFIGYVPIDPQIYLLITGVIAGAFVTPLLMLPNAIIADITDVDEQITGYRREAIYFGTQGLITKTMAGIAGVTVSFLLGVFGYAPGNDLGIRLVYVVGALLLIPAALIFTKYPIEK, from the coding sequence TTGTCTGAGGAGAGGATTTCTTCTCTTAAAGCTCTGCTTTATGGTTATGGTAATCTTATGGGTGTTGGTTCGGCACTTATTGTTCAGTGGTTACTATACTATTATTCTCCTCCAGAGAATAGTGGATTAATGCCTTTAGCACCGATCATTGCTATGGGCGCCGTTATATTGTTTGGTAGAATTGTAGATGCAGTCTCTGATCCATTGATTGGCTATTGGAGCGATAAAACAATTTCAAAGTGGGGGAGGCGTAAACCCTTTATTGTTATGGGCTTCATATTGATGGCTCTTAGCCAGATCCTTATATGGATACCGATTGTTCACGGGGTATCTATAATAAACGTATTATATGCAGCTATACTTCTCGGCGTGTTCTGGTTTGGCTTTACAGCGGCTATTGCGCCATATCTCGCATTATTACCTGAAATAGCTACTACTAAGGAGGATAGAGTGAAATTATCAACTTTCCAAGCATTCTTCAGCCAAGTATCACTAATTATTAGTGGTGTAATAGTACCTATCCTCCTAGGAATACTTGGTTTCCTCAATACTGCAATTGTTCTTACACTGATAGGAATAACAGCTATGTTTTCAATTGTTCTAGGTGTTAAGGAGAGAATAAGGTCTGTTGAAAAAATAGCTACTAAGATGAATTTGTGGGAAGCAGTAAAAATAACAGCTACTAATAAAACATTTCTCCTATACCTCGTACCAACAGCACTACTAGTACTCTCAACAACAATGTTGCAAACGGCATTATCATATGCCGTAACTGTTTCAGCTGGGTTAGAAAAAGAACATGTTTCACTATTCTATCTACCACTCATAATTGTTTCAATAATAACACTACCAATATACAAACATTTAGCATCAACAATTGGTAAGAAGAAAGTATACTTGTTAGGTATGCTATTATTTCTCATACCAACACTAATGATTGCCTTCATAGGCTATGTACCAATTGATCCCCAAATATACTTGCTAATAACAGGCGTTATAGCAGGAGCATTTGTTACTCCACTACTAATGCTTCCAAACGCAATCATCGCTGACATAACCGATGTTGATGAACAAATAACTGGTTATCGTAGAGAAGCAATTTATTTTGGAACACAAGGACTAATAACTAAGACAATGGCTGGAATAGCTGGTGTAACAGTATCGTTTCTACTAGGAGTATTCGGTTATGCTCCAGGCAATGATCTAGGCATTCGCCTCGTATATGTTGTTGGAGCACTACTACTAATACCTGCAGCACTAATATTTACTAAGTACCCCATAGAAAAATAA
- a CDS encoding alpha-glucosidase/alpha-galactosidase: MPESSKIKISIIGAGSAVWSIPVLIDIMLKKSLANADVYLMDIDLDRLKLVYGFAKRYAEEIHSTVKFHMTTDRVEAIRDADFVINSAMAMGHSYYERMREISEKHGYYRGINSVEWNMVSDYHTIWGYYQFKLAMSIARNIEEYAPDAWLLNVANPVFELTTLISRKTKVKMIGLCHGHMGFENVIRELKLPKDKVEAEIIGFNHVIWLTKFKVDGEDGYKFLDKWIVTEADKYWKKWRETTANPFDIDLSPAAIDMYKNYGLLPIGDTVRGGTWKYHWNLETKKKWYGPYGGPDSEIGWAMYVAFLKMRLYEIYKAITDTSRPLTLLFPPKPSGEQVIELIDSMVTGTPRTFQVNILNNGSIPGIPDNVAVEMPAVIDDKGVHRKTFPPLPSKIQKYVIYPRMMRMEWALEAFLEGGRDKLFEWLIYDPRTKSTRQVEETIDDLLKMPGNEEMAKHYS; this comes from the coding sequence TTGCCTGAATCATCCAAGATCAAAATAAGTATTATAGGTGCTGGTTCTGCTGTATGGTCTATTCCTGTATTAATAGATATAATGTTGAAGAAGAGCTTAGCTAATGCAGATGTGTATCTCATGGATATTGATCTTGACCGGTTAAAGCTTGTATATGGATTTGCTAAGAGATATGCTGAAGAAATACATTCAACAGTAAAATTTCACATGACCACTGATAGAGTAGAAGCGATTAGGGATGCTGATTTCGTAATAAATAGTGCTATGGCTATGGGTCATTCATACTATGAGAGAATGAGGGAGATCAGTGAGAAACACGGATACTATAGGGGAATAAATAGTGTTGAATGGAACATGGTGAGCGATTATCATACTATTTGGGGATACTACCAGTTCAAACTCGCTATGAGTATTGCAAGGAATATAGAGGAGTATGCTCCAGACGCGTGGCTGTTAAATGTTGCTAATCCAGTATTTGAATTAACAACTCTAATTAGTAGAAAGACAAAAGTGAAAATGATCGGTTTATGTCATGGACATATGGGGTTCGAGAATGTTATACGAGAACTAAAACTTCCCAAAGATAAAGTAGAAGCTGAAATAATCGGTTTCAACCATGTGATTTGGCTAACAAAATTCAAAGTAGACGGTGAAGACGGCTATAAGTTCTTGGATAAATGGATAGTGACAGAAGCTGATAAGTACTGGAAGAAATGGAGAGAAACAACAGCTAACCCCTTCGACATAGACTTATCCCCCGCAGCCATAGACATGTATAAAAACTACGGCTTACTCCCAATAGGAGATACTGTTAGAGGAGGAACATGGAAATACCACTGGAACCTAGAAACAAAGAAGAAATGGTATGGACCATATGGAGGGCCGGATTCAGAAATAGGTTGGGCAATGTATGTTGCTTTTCTGAAAATGAGACTATACGAAATCTACAAAGCTATAACCGATACATCAAGGCCTCTAACACTATTATTCCCGCCTAAACCCAGTGGTGAACAAGTTATTGAACTAATTGATTCCATGGTGACAGGTACACCTAGAACTTTTCAAGTCAATATATTAAATAATGGATCAATACCTGGTATACCAGATAATGTAGCTGTTGAAATGCCAGCTGTAATTGATGATAAAGGTGTTCATAGAAAAACATTCCCTCCATTACCATCGAAGATACAGAAATATGTCATATATCCCAGAATGATGAGAATGGAATGGGCTCTCGAAGCCTTCCTAGAAGGTGGTAGAGATAAATTATTTGAGTGGCTAATCTATGATCCAAGAACAAAATCTACTAGACAAGTAGAGGAAACAATAGATGATCTATTAAAAATGCCTGGAAACGAAGAAATGGCTAAACACTATTCATAA
- the pth2 gene encoding peptidyl-tRNA hydrolase Pth2, producing the protein MSKGKLAVQVAHAAVSAAFEAYKKKREWFLEWWATGQKKIVVKGGSERDLLKYAEMAKKKDLPVAIIRDAGLTELPPNTLTAVGIGPGPSRKIDEITGDLKLL; encoded by the coding sequence ATGAGCAAAGGAAAACTAGCTGTACAAGTAGCCCATGCAGCGGTTTCAGCAGCTTTCGAAGCATATAAGAAGAAGAGAGAATGGTTTCTAGAATGGTGGGCTACTGGTCAGAAAAAAATAGTTGTTAAAGGGGGAAGTGAAAGAGATTTATTGAAATATGCTGAAATGGCTAAGAAGAAAGATTTACCTGTAGCAATAATAAGAGATGCTGGATTAACAGAGCTCCCCCCAAATACATTAACAGCTGTAGGGATAGGTCCTGGCCCCTCTAGGAAAATCGATGAAATAACTGGTGATCTAAAATTACTCTAG
- a CDS encoding NifB/NifX family molybdenum-iron cluster-binding protein — MVRIAFPTDKGGLDDYIYDRFGRAPTFTIIEVEDGEIKNVKIIENLGHRAVSGAGIKAVQKLIEEKIDVVAGPNPGPNAYMALQQANIKVISMLGLKVKDAIEHVIKQL, encoded by the coding sequence ATGGTTAGAATAGCGTTTCCAACAGATAAGGGTGGATTAGATGATTACATATATGATAGGTTCGGTAGAGCACCAACATTTACAATTATAGAAGTAGAAGATGGTGAAATTAAGAATGTTAAAATAATTGAAAACCTAGGACATCGAGCAGTTAGTGGTGCGGGAATAAAAGCTGTTCAGAAACTTATTGAGGAAAAAATAGATGTTGTTGCAGGACCCAATCCAGGCCCCAATGCATATATGGCTTTACAACAAGCAAATATCAAGGTTATATCAATGCTTGGATTAAAAGTTAAGGATGCTATCGAACACGTGATTAAACAACTTTAA
- a CDS encoding zinc finger domain-containing protein: MASKYSLTSNISMLEAASPPVCSSCHRIIPPHEHGTEFLCPNCGQVIIRRCKKCRKLSVPYVCPNCGFRGP, encoded by the coding sequence ATGGCGTCAAAATATAGTTTGACCAGCAATATATCGATGCTTGAAGCAGCAAGCCCTCCTGTTTGTAGTAGTTGTCATAGAATCATTCCGCCACATGAACATGGAACAGAGTTTCTATGTCCAAACTGTGGCCAAGTAATAATTCGTAGATGTAAGAAGTGCAGAAAACTATCAGTTCCCTATGTTTGTCCAAATTGTGGTTTCCGCGGTCCATGA
- a CDS encoding GNAT family N-acetyltransferase, with translation MGLEIYTLDEISLSNKEVLEILNKIFVYDHIDIELYRRTIELDPNHSNNEFFFFTENNEVIGVAYLVYLKEKTKSILGGLNKYTDHIWLKLLGVVPGKEELLENIIDYIEDYAGRNNKKIIHIYGYAPFYFAPGIDRRYEIINRKLFEKGYELESKVVNYYVDMDEYYVPLEALWLQERISREGYVVRETGIDEYDRVTTWIKEKFGIIWGLESLITKNYECSGIIIVENKEEEIIGFNTYGASAPYRYGPVGVWEKYRGRGFGKILLHYTLNKMKKLGLRIVEIPWTTHLFYYAGVPGLYRIRLFNIYVKKIN, from the coding sequence TTGGGGCTGGAAATCTATACATTAGATGAGATAAGTTTAAGCAATAAAGAAGTATTGGAGATTCTAAACAAGATATTCGTTTATGACCATATAGATATAGAGCTTTATAGGAGAACTATAGAATTAGATCCTAATCATTCAAATAATGAATTCTTCTTCTTCACTGAAAACAATGAAGTTATCGGAGTAGCTTACCTAGTATATTTAAAAGAAAAAACCAAATCTATCCTAGGCGGATTAAACAAGTATACTGATCATATATGGTTAAAATTGTTAGGTGTTGTTCCAGGAAAGGAAGAACTCCTAGAAAATATAATAGATTACATCGAAGATTATGCTGGAAGAAACAATAAAAAAATAATACACATATATGGGTATGCACCATTCTACTTTGCTCCAGGAATAGATCGTAGATACGAGATAATAAATAGGAAACTATTTGAGAAAGGCTATGAGTTGGAGAGCAAGGTTGTAAACTATTATGTTGACATGGATGAATACTATGTTCCATTAGAAGCATTATGGCTACAAGAAAGAATTAGTAGGGAAGGATATGTTGTTAGGGAAACAGGGATTGATGAATATGATAGAGTGACTACATGGATAAAAGAAAAATTCGGGATTATCTGGGGACTAGAATCGTTAATCACTAAAAACTATGAGTGCTCAGGGATCATTATAGTTGAGAATAAAGAGGAGGAAATAATAGGTTTTAATACTTATGGGGCATCTGCGCCTTACAGATATGGTCCTGTGGGTGTTTGGGAAAAGTATAGGGGTAGAGGGTTTGGAAAAATACTTCTCCACTATACACTAAATAAGATGAAGAAGCTTGGACTGCGCATAGTTGAGATTCCATGGACTACTCATTTATTCTACTATGCAGGAGTGCCTGGACTATATAGGATTAGGTTGTTTAATATATATGTTAAAAAAATTAATTAA
- a CDS encoding P-loop NTPase, which translates to MSSGGLEIVVASGKGGVGKSTITSSLALVLAEKKLDFIAVDADAEAPNLNIVLGITNWDEIEPYYEGRYAEIVQEKCINCGECMNACPFNAVELINNKYVINKWICEGCYTCSFVCPTKAIRIIRDIVAGYVRIKYRTPYGFPLVSGELVPGRPNSGKLVTEVKNRARKIGGKDAILLVDAAAGIGCQVISSLAGAHMAILVAEPTPASLSDLKRIHKLTKHFMIPSALIINKYDMNPEYYGIIKDYALKENIDYLGEIPFDDHIAESIANMEPLLIKYPDSPAATAIRKISLKIIDILENYREWRIKHLPPKMEPFIPIVIKPRETHT; encoded by the coding sequence TTAGCTGAGAAAAAACTTGATTTCATAGCCGTAGACGCTGATGCTGAAGCTCCAAACCTAAACATTGTTCTAGGAATAACTAATTGGGACGAGATAGAACCATATTATGAAGGCAGATACGCTGAGATCGTACAGGAGAAATGCATTAATTGTGGAGAATGTATGAATGCATGTCCATTTAACGCTGTTGAGCTTATCAATAATAAATATGTTATTAACAAATGGATATGTGAAGGCTGCTATACATGCAGCTTTGTATGCCCTACAAAAGCTATAAGAATAATCAGGGATATTGTAGCTGGCTATGTTAGAATAAAATATAGAACACCCTACGGATTCCCCCTCGTATCAGGCGAACTAGTGCCTGGTAGGCCTAACTCGGGTAAACTAGTGACCGAGGTAAAGAATAGAGCAAGGAAGATTGGTGGAAAAGATGCTATTCTACTAGTAGATGCTGCTGCAGGTATTGGTTGCCAAGTAATATCTAGTCTTGCCGGAGCACATATGGCGATCCTTGTAGCAGAGCCTACACCAGCTAGTCTAAGCGATCTCAAGAGAATACATAAATTAACAAAACACTTCATGATACCCTCCGCACTAATAATTAACAAATACGATATGAATCCAGAGTATTACGGGATCATTAAGGATTATGCTTTAAAAGAAAACATTGATTACCTAGGAGAAATACCCTTCGATGATCACATTGCTGAATCAATTGCAAACATGGAGCCACTACTAATAAAATATCCTGATTCACCAGCTGCAACAGCTATAAGAAAGATAAGTTTGAAAATTATAGATATACTTGAGAACTATAGGGAATGGAGAATAAAGCATCTACCTCCAAAAATGGAGCCATTCATACCCATAGTTATAAAACCTAGAGAAACACATACATAG
- a CDS encoding transcription elongation factor, giving the protein MKYPLDKICVKSGILCPNCQRKVDTGIVGKYEISIMKAMMELEDEMKELRRGEYIKAYEVNGLVIVIVKDHWEKEEIEKISKSLSAKLRRKAKVVVDTGDKKLLVEQILYPATLLGLNTLWLPDGSEQMIIRISRRDHRFIGGRKHAYESLLSKLLGRKVRIRFE; this is encoded by the coding sequence TTGAAGTATCCCCTAGATAAGATATGTGTTAAAAGCGGCATACTCTGTCCTAACTGCCAGAGAAAAGTAGATACTGGAATCGTGGGTAAATACGAAATCTCAATTATGAAGGCAATGATGGAACTTGAAGATGAAATGAAAGAATTACGTAGAGGAGAATATATTAAAGCATATGAAGTAAATGGCTTGGTTATAGTGATAGTAAAAGATCACTGGGAAAAAGAAGAAATCGAGAAGATCTCGAAATCATTATCGGCTAAGTTACGTAGAAAAGCAAAAGTAGTAGTTGATACAGGAGATAAGAAGCTATTAGTTGAACAAATACTTTATCCAGCCACACTATTGGGCTTAAACACTCTATGGCTCCCTGATGGAAGCGAGCAAATGATAATTAGAATCTCTAGGAGAGACCATAGATTCATTGGGGGACGAAAACACGCATATGAATCACTACTATCAAAGCTGTTGGGTAGAAAAGTTAGGATCAGGTTTGAGTAA
- a CDS encoding PIG-L deacetylase family protein, whose amino-acid sequence MSEILQLIKQLPEQEVYRTIVKQYIAKDFDQAFDNARKILCISPHPDDCEVGVGGLIAKYAGKGKDVYLVVMTDGSRGTRDPRMTRGRVALIRKREQEEAAKVLGVKNIYWLNYPDGELPYSYEVINKLVTLYRLLKPDIVLAPDPSLPYEAHPDHLNTGRAASTAAIFSGMPLYNRVDLETGLSPHSIRYIAYYYTSRPNMYIDITDVIEKKLEALRKHESQFKESWMLIEALIRILGAIYGRKINVEYADAVKLVPTILLHAVPFTEYI is encoded by the coding sequence ATGTCTGAAATTCTCCAGCTAATAAAGCAATTACCGGAACAAGAAGTATACAGGACTATTGTGAAGCAATATATTGCAAAGGACTTTGATCAAGCATTCGATAATGCTCGTAAAATACTATGTATTTCACCACATCCAGATGATTGCGAAGTAGGAGTGGGTGGGTTAATCGCTAAATATGCTGGAAAAGGCAAGGATGTATACTTAGTAGTAATGACTGATGGTTCCAGAGGAACACGTGATCCAAGAATGACGAGGGGTAGGGTAGCATTAATTAGGAAAAGAGAGCAGGAAGAAGCTGCTAAGGTCTTAGGCGTTAAGAATATTTATTGGCTAAATTATCCTGATGGAGAACTACCATATAGTTATGAGGTAATAAACAAGCTTGTAACACTATATAGGCTTCTCAAACCAGATATAGTGTTAGCTCCTGATCCTTCTCTACCCTATGAAGCCCATCCTGATCATTTAAATACTGGGAGAGCAGCATCAACAGCCGCAATATTCTCGGGGATGCCCCTATATAATCGTGTAGACTTAGAGACGGGTTTATCTCCACATAGCATAAGATATATAGCCTACTATTATACTTCGAGACCAAACATGTATATAGATATAACAGATGTTATTGAGAAAAAACTGGAAGCATTAAGGAAACATGAATCACAATTTAAAGAATCATGGATGCTTATTGAAGCCCTCATACGTATATTAGGAGCAATCTATGGGAGAAAAATAAATGTTGAATACGCTGACGCAGTCAAGCTTGTTCCGACAATACTATTACATGCTGTACCCTTTACCGAGTATATTTAG